The window TTGGCTTGCCAAGCTCACTGCATATGTGATATCAGGACGTGTGATGGTGAGATATATAAGTTTGCCCACTAATCGTTGATAATAGCTTACATCATGCATGGCTTCTCCATCTGTGTTGAGCTTTAGTTTAGAGTCCACGAGAGTGATGGCAGGTTTGCAATCAAGCATTTTTGCTTCCTGAAGAAGATCCAATACATATTTTCGTTGATGTAGAAACAATCCCTTTGAAGAGGTTACCATTTCGATGCCCAAAAATACTTTAGCTTTCCTAGGTCTTTGATAGCAAAGGTTTGGAGTAGTGAGAGTTTTAGTGCCTCAATTTCAGCGGCACTATCTCCTGTGATGATgagatcatccacatagataagCACTTCCAATTTCCCACTAGTGCCAATTCTTACAAACAATAAGGAGTCAACATTACTTTGTAAGAATCCAGCCTTCTTTAGAACTGAGTTGAGCTTGGCATACCAAACTCTTGGGGATTGTTTCAATCTATAGATTGCCTTGTGTAGTTTACAAATCATGTTGCCTTTAATATCGTCATAACTTGGAAGAGGCTGCATGTACACTTCTTCTTGTAACTCTCcgtgaaggaaagcattcttcacatccatttgataaaGAGTCTACCCACAATTGATTGCAACTGAGAGTAGAACCCTCATTAAATTCATCTTGGCCACAGGTGCAAATGTTTCCTTGTAATTTACCCCAAAGGTTTGAGTGAACCCTCAAGCAACAAGCATGGCCTTGTGTCTCTCGATAGAACCATCATCTTTGAATTTAATCTTGTAAATTCAACGACTTCCAACAACCTTTTCTCCTGGTGGTGGTTGAACCAAGCTCcaagttttattttcttctagAGCATGAAGCTCATATGTTATGGCTTGATTCCATTGTGGGAGGAGATATGCCTTTTGAAAGCTTCTAGGTTCACTGTGTTTATCAATTTCACAGAGAAATGCAACATGAGATGTTGAGAACTCACCAAGGTTGATACTTTCACTGATAGGATACCTTGAGGCATAAGTAACATAGTTTTGCAGCCTAGTTGAAGGTTTTCTGGTTCAAGGAAGATTTCTTCTAAGCCCTTGAGACTCTGTAGGAAATTGTGAAAGATCAGAATGAGAATCCTCGTCTCCCTTATTGGTAGAGATACGATGATCAGAGATTGAGTCAGGTTGTATTTCTTCAATATCTGGTGTCACAGCAACTGAGCTTTCTTCCAACACTAGATTATTAATGACCAGAGGAAGTAGAAACATTTCAAACAATTCATCTCCCTGACCTGCAGTATTCCCTTTGTGAGTAAATATGGGCAATCTTTTTTAAATTTCACATCCCTTGACACAACACACTTCTTAGTGGTTGGATTGTAGCACTTGTATCCCTTTTGGGTGGAAAAATcccccacaaacacacacttgGTTCAAGGCTTGAATGTGAACAAAGGAAACACATCCAAATACCTTGAGGTGTGTCAAATCAATTTTTCTACCCTTGAGTACTTTATAGGGATATTTAAACCCTAGCACATGATTTGAGAGTCGATTATGAGATAAGTGGCAGTAAGGATGGCTAAtgaccaaaatttctttggaaTATGCATGTGAAGCATAAGAGCACAAGTTTTCTCCACGAGATCTCTATTTTTTCTCTCGGCTGctccattttgttggggagtCCCTACACAGCTGGTTTGATGTATTATGCCTTGagaacttatgtattgaagcaTGTTGTTGGATAGAAATTCAGTGTCATTATCTGATCTCAACACCTTAATGTCTGATTGAAATTGTGTTTTAACATGCATATGAAAATCTTTGAAAATAGTTTGGACTTCACTCTTTGATTTCATAAGATATACAAAACTCATTTGAGAGAAGTCATCAACAAATAAGACAAAGCACCCAAACCCTTCTATTGATTCAGTTGTGGTTCCTATACATCAGTGTGCACCATTTCAAAAAGTTTACTTGTCCTAGACATTGAGCTACCAAAAGGTAGTCTAGTAAACTTAGAAGATTGACAAGTATCACAAGTATAATGTGATTTACAAAAATTTAGAAATAGTTTAGACAAGATAACTTCAGAGGGGTGAGCTAATCTCTTATGCCAAAGTTGGTTTTCATCTATGGACTTTGATTGAGCTTGAAGAGCTTGAGTAAAACAGGCATTCTTACACAGGTAGTAAAGTTCATATATGAAGACCCCTTCACCAATCATCTTGATGGTCAGAACAACCTGAAACATCATGTTAATTGGTGAGAAAATGGCATGGCAGTTTAGGGTGTTTTTGATCTTTCCAATTGATAGAAGTTGGAAAGGAAAGGTTTGTGAGAAAACATCACGTCAATCTCGAGTTGTGCTTagcattcatcactttcttcaTTGCTTCTTCTCGTTGGATAGTTGCATAGACATTGTTGAAGGTGGAAAGCTCTTGACTCATCAAGACGTGACTCCTTAGATCCTCGTGCTCGGAGTTTGAACTCCCCAACAACTGATAGATTCTGTCTTCCTCAGCTCGTTTCAGAATGGCAGGATCTGTGGCATGTGGAAGGTATACATCCAACTCATTCCACATAGCCTTGAGGCGTCTAAGATGTTGAAAAAAtgctttcccttcttgttgggcACTGGCAATATCCTTCTTAAGTTGAAGGACACGTGCAtagttgttttgatttccatacatatCCTGCAAGGCTTTCCGAAGCTCACATGAAGAATTGTAGTAGCTAAAAATCTCAGCAACATGTTTCTCTATGGTGTTGAGTAGCAAGGACATGACAAGTTGATCATTGCAAAGCCATGCACCATATGTAGAGGAAAAGACGTCTGGAGCTTCCACACTTCCatttacaaaccctaatttccctTTGCCTCCGAGAGCAAGAGACACAGCTCGAGACCAAAGGAGATCATTAAACTCGTTTAAGAGAACTGAACACAAACGTTGATTGGTGTTAACCTCGATGTTTGAGAAATTTGAAGAAGAGGTATGCGAGATGTCATCCTTTATGTTTACTGAATCTTCTTTAGCCATGGCTTAagattaaaggaaagatgcagCGGAAAAAAATGGCCAGAGGCAAGTTACAAAACCTGCTTTGAAACCATGTAGATTTTCTTGTTTAAAGTTTCAATGTATATTTCATGTATGTTTGTACAAGAGTGAAACGGGTATAtatgagaagagagagggaaaagagaTGGGAAGGATGGCTGCAGCAAGCAGTCGACAAGAAAAAAGAAGGCGTGTTGCCTACCTAATCTAAACCTTACACAAAGACATTATCCCAATTAGTCTCCTCCCTTAAATCAAGGGAAATGTGATTTACATACCCTTACCCTAAAGATTACAATGAGCCTTACTCTAGAGATTTACCCTAGGGATCACCTTGGTAGTCGACtccatatgcagcatcagtagATGCAGCATCACATAGTAGACTCCATATGTAGCATCACAATAGTTTCATGAACATAtatgtgtggtgtgtgtgtattgAATCATGAAAACCCAATATATATTTGAGTCACCTCTTTATTGTTTAACAATTTTGGTGCAATAAAGAGGTTGGCTTCACTTTT is drawn from Malus domestica chromosome 14, GDT2T_hap1 and contains these coding sequences:
- the LOC139191287 gene encoding uncharacterized protein, yielding MAKEDSVNIKDDISHTSSSNFSNIEVNTNQRLCSVLLNEFNDLLWSRAVSLALGGKGKLGFVNGSVEAPDVFSSTYGAWLCNDQLVMSLLLNTIEKHVAEIFSYYNSSCELRKALQDMYGNQNNYARVLQLKKDIASAQQEGKAFFQHLRRLKAMWNELDVYLPHATDPAILKRAEEDRIYQLLGSSNSEHEDLRSHVLMSQELSTFNNVYATIQREEAMKKVMNAKHNSRLT